From the Pseudorasbora parva isolate DD20220531a chromosome 2, ASM2467924v1, whole genome shotgun sequence genome, the window TAGCAGCCGCAAAAGCGAGGCTTTCGAGCAtccttctttaagcttaaatgacaaatgggacaccctatggtcttgtggacttaacagACACGCGCACgcaatggccattgtaagtccacaagaccgaaagtgcacatgaagtgtgccatttgggacagggccctAGTCTTCCTATACACTGGCTGTGCTTACCTATCAGAGGTGGCACAAATTAAAGAGACATTTGGAATATTGAACTGAATCGAATCGTTTACATTCAAAAATTGTATTGAAATGGTAATCGCTTTATCTGTCAGAAAAAGTGCAATTATATATTGTACAGCCCTAGTCCCATtctcagtttatttaaataacttCACAGTATAATAGGCTTTAGAGGAATCTTTCGAGTACTTTCTCTGAAACACACTTAATGATCTTTTAtctttaaagtttttttaacattggtttaaaaaaaaaaaaattacagaataCTTCCCAGTTAGTACATAGGAAGATGCTTGTCTTTAATCCCTGAATATGATGTGTCTTTCAGTGTGTATTGTGCCGTTGGTGATGCCAGAGAAAATATGTAGTTGTTCTCCAGGACCGTTGAGTGTCAACACAggaaaagttgttgctgtggtTACAATGAATGGTAAGAATGAAAATTAACTTAATGGAACATTCCAGATCAAGTGGCTGTAGCATCCATATCAAATTCTGGGCAAAGTGTCGATAGGGACCTGGGTTGGACTTTAACCTTATTCCACTCCATAGGGCTCAAATATATGCTATATGCCACAGGGCTCTACCACTTGCTTCCTGCCAATTTTCATTAAcctatttgaataaaaaaggttGTGCTATTGGCTTCGTAAATGTGTCCCGATCTATTTCCATTCAAGCGTTCCCTATAGTGGTCTGAGCTGGGCAGGATTTTTAGTATTCTGAAAAGTTCCTGCAGTATTCTGTCCCGTGCCGCAATAATGTGACGTTTTAGTCCCGCTCCCGCCCGCATCTATAAACTTATGTCGGGACATGTGGGAGGGACCTCTTGTTCCTAATGCGTTTGTCAGAGTTGTGCATAATACAATGTGTCCTTGATTTTTCCAGGACGATATGATCTCAGTATGCCTGAGATGAAATGCGAGGCATGCAAAGCCACATGGAGCGCTGGAGTAGATGACTTGGTCCGTAATGACTACTGGCCTGCTACCCTTCACTTTTCCACAATGTACGCTACAGATGTGTTTTGTTCATATGAAGAGTTGAAGATGGCAGCACCAGGACTGTCCTGCCAAGCATTTTTAAGAATGCTTGATCAACGAACTGTCCGATTTGGCCGTGTGAGTATTAGGGGTGGGAAACACTAACAAATGGTATTAACGTGTATCGCAGAATGACTATGGTGACATTATCAACACATTGATTATTATAATTGGAGTATGTTGATGATATCAAAACACAGTGATTAAGCTATACTCGATACATTGATAGAACATCATCTAAGATTCAAAGTCTTTGTGTAAAACTACCACTCCGTAACGAAATCTAAATTTGTACACCACAttttatcaactcaaatttggCCTCACCTTTGAcattattaactttagttaacTTAACTGTGAATTATGTTGACATGTTTTACTGTTCTGAAACAGACTGGGAAGATCACAGCAGACAGCTTCAGAAAAAGCTTTTTGGAGTGGGAGGCTGTTAAATTTGAGGTGGATAAGATCTGCAGGGAGGAGCATTTTGTCTGTCCTGCGTGCACCCCAGACATGCTTGCTGTTTCTGTGGACGGAAATCGCAAGCACTACCGCTTTAAGAATGCAGCAAGGTACTTACAAAATGTGTATAATTTGCAGTGTTGTTAAAGTAACCTTTGCTGTGTCATATTGAAAGTCAATGTGTACCCTTCTTTTATTTAGATCTGAAGAACAAGCCTTATTTGATGGCATCTTCATTGCAAAAGATGATGAAGTAGAGAGATTTGTGGATTACATTCATTCTACCACCAACCATGTAAACTTGTATAATATTTCCAAAAACACCACCAATAACATCTTACATTTGACATTGTTTGAGTGAGTACTGACTATTTATATGAACCTTTTACCATGTTGTAGGTCTCTGGAAGGGGTGTCTGTGGAGGGGAGTGGTCAGCTGCCAGGGAAACGTCTCAGAGATCCTCAAGTAAAATTGATGAGGAGGGACTTGAGCTTGCAGTCTGTCGACATGGAGTTTTTCTTGGCGCTCTTAACATGTACAGGGGAGAAATCTATGCTTATCCCCTCTACCTGCAGAACAAGCTGGCAAATAAGCCAATACGCTTTTTTGCCATGGATGTAACCTGCAAGTACTGGCCCTACCTCAACAAAGTGGCAAAAACCTGCCCTGAGCTCCAGCATCTTCTTAGCATGAAACCATTCCTCTCAGTGTTTCATGCCAAAGCCCATGATTTTAAATGTGAGGTAAGAAAACATTACCATGTCGTTAACTGTccctaaa encodes:
- the LOC137049176 gene encoding uncharacterized protein, with product MLDSSVAIANYCPPDTVETFLEELNHSQVDDLDDQETAPAPPRASSDWSTRKSLLSERWEKERPCLVNTMVAQQNVTTQICQQCGSSPAVIRCRDCRPQPFFCADCDVRIHQNHVFHNRDATIAGFFQPLPPTTCVVERALSQCVCIVPLVMPEKICSCSPGPLSVNTGKVVAVVTMNGRYDLSMPEMKCEACKATWSAGVDDLVRNDYWPATLHFSTMYATDVFCSYEELKMAAPGLSCQAFLRMLDQRTVRFGRTGKITADSFRKSFLEWEAVKFEVDKICREEHFVCPACTPDMLAVSVDGNRKHYRFKNAARSEEQALFDGIFIAKDDEVERFVDYIHSTTNHVSGRGVCGGEWSAARETSQRSSSKIDEEGLELAVCRHGVFLGALNMYRGEIYAYPLYLQNKLANKPIRFFAMDVTCKYWPYLNKVAKTCPELQHLLSMKPFLSVFHAKAHDFKCEVKWSGAYQQGAGLTLGEEV